In the genome of Oncorhynchus clarkii lewisi isolate Uvic-CL-2024 chromosome 4, UVic_Ocla_1.0, whole genome shotgun sequence, one region contains:
- the LOC139406367 gene encoding cytochrome c oxidase subunit 5A, mitochondrial-like: MFRAAVRLSVSGARSLTRPQLGLTAPLAQRCYAHGGKLESDEEFDARWVTYFNKADIDAWELRKGMNTLIGYDLVPEPKILEAALRACRRLNDLASAIRILEAVKDKSGPHKKIYPYLIQELRPTLEELGISTPEELGMD, encoded by the exons ATGTTTCGAGCCGCCGTCCGACTTTCAGTGTCCGGTGCCCGGAGTTTGACACGGCCACAGCTCGGACTTACAG CTCCCCTGGCCCAGAGGTGTTACGCCCATGGTGGGAAGCTGGAATCGGACGAGGAGTTTGATGCCCGCTGGGTAACCTATTTTAACAAGGCAGATATTGATGCGTGGGAGCTGAGGAAAG GGATGAACACGCTGATTGGATACGACCTGGTGCCTGAGCCTAAGATCCTGGAAGCAGCTCTCCGAGCCTGCCGCAGATTAAATGACCTGGCTAGCGCCATACGTATCCTGGAGGCTGTCAAG GACAAATCTGGCCCCCACAAAAAAATCTACCCATACTTAATTCAGGAGCTGCGACCAACACTAGAGGAGCTTGGTATCTCTACACCTGAAGAGCTTGGCATGGACTAA